CATACCATTGATAGCTGCCAAGATGTTATCGCTCAACGTCGGTGACTGTCGGATTGCTGTTACGCCAGATTTTGGCGCGCTGATAGCGGCACAATCACCCGCAGCAAATACCTGTGGGTGAGAAATACTTTGCAGACAAGCATTCACTTGTACAAAGCCGTTGTCATTCAACGCCAAGTCACTGTTTGCCAGCCATGCAAGAGCTCTAACCGGTGTGGCATAAACAAGATATTGCGCAGTTGTCTGCCGACCATCTGCCAATATAATGGATTCGTCTTTGTAGCTAATCGCTGTCGATTCAAACAGTGTAATACCGCGCACCTGCAACACTTTCCGTACTTTATGCCTAACGCCGTTGTTTGCTGAAGGCAAAAGGGAATTACCGATTAATGCAATGTTATTACTGTTTCCAAAGTAAGAATTTAATGCTAGCGCCAATTCCACGCCGCCAGCACCAGCACCAATAATGGCAATCGTTTGCGGTTTGTTTGCCGTCAATCTGTTTAGCCAATGCAAAAAATCTTGCGCAGGCTTAACTGTTGTCGCTGCCGGAGTGTTGAATGTTTGCCTTGGCACACCGCCGACATTGATAGAAAGCAAATCAAAACGGATTTCATCGCCACCTGCGAGTAATAATTGCCCTTGTTCAGCACTGATGCTAACTGCTGCGGCTTCTACCCAGCGCACACCAGTGTTAGCGCAGAGAGTAGGCAAATCAATAAAACATTCTTCCCGCCGGAACTGCCCGGAAATATAACCAGGCAACATACCCGAATAGGCTACCTTTGAGCTGTCCGAAACCAATGTTACTGTTGTGCCGATTGGCCAGCGATTCGCTAACCGAAGTAATGATAATACATGCGTATGACCACCACCAACGAAAACAATTTCAGTTTTTTTCATTTTTGATGCCAGTAGGGACGTGCCCTGCTTCCAATATTCCTTCCACATTCCGAACTTGATCGTCAAAGAAAAAATCAGGATTGAAGGCGCGTAAAAACTCTTTTTTATTTTTACCGGAAAGAAACATTGCCTCGTCCACTTCCAGCCCCCACTCCATCAGAGTGCGAATCGGGCGCTCGTGTGCCGGTGCTCCGCGCGCAGTTACCAGTGCCGTTCGAATGGAATTTGAAGAGGCTTGTCGCAGCTTTTTCAATTTCTCTAAAAATGGCTTAAATGGCCCAGGTTGCAGCGGTGCTGCAACCATTTCTTTTTCCTGCTGCTGAAAAGCATCCAGTCCTTGTTCTTGATATACACGTTCTGATTCATCACCAAATAGCACTGCGTCACCGTCAAAAGCAATGCGCAATTCTTTTGATTCGTCAATCGTTTCGGTAATGGAGGTCTTTTTTTTAGCAATGGGGGTTGTAAGTGGTGTCGCAATATTCACCAATTCTTCCGCACGCAGGCTATCACCACCTTTAACGTGAGCGGCAGGAATGCCGTTTTCCAGTGCGGCACGGACATCATCAGCAAAAGCGGATAGAAATAAATTAGCTCCGCATGCCGGCAGATAACGGAATGGTGAGCGTCCGCGCACAAAACAACCGCATTGGATATTCAATCCGTTTTCGGCGATAGCTCGAAACACGCGCAATCCGGTGACAGGGTCATTACGCGACAACACAATAATTTCCACCCGTTTTTCCCCGTGGTTATTCATTGCCAGTAGTTTTTTTGCTAGCAGAAAAGCCACGCCTGGCTTGGCTACGCGCTCTAATCGATCCAGTTGTGTTTGAACATAGGCTTCTTCGCCGTGCAATTTGAAAATTTCATTTTCCTCTTCAAAATCAAACAAGGCGCGTGATGATACGGCAACGGTTAACAGTGGCATTGTCATGTACGCATTATAAATGCCAGCTCCGCTTCACTTTTTAGGCGATCTTTGTGACCGAATTTATAAGTGCTTTTATACTTATAATGCCTTACTCTTCTTATTTGCCAATTGTCTTAGCAGTTCAAAAGTCCACGCGGCGCCAAAGCCTGTTTCTGGTCCCGGTGCTGCTCCCAAGCCTCCTTTGCAGGAAGATGTCGACAAATCTAAATGCAGCCACGGAGGTGTCCCTTCTATAAATTCACGCAAAAACAACGCCGCTAATATGTGATCGGCATCGCCCTCTTCAGCGCATTGTTTAATATCGGCAATATTGCTTTTGAGTTTGTCTTTGTAATCTGTTGGTAGCGGGAATACGCATAGCCGCTCGCCACTTGCCGTTGCTGCTTCTACAGCGCGCTGTCGCCAGCCATCATTGTTAACCACCAGAATTAATGAGAATAGGGATTAATTGAGAAGCCTAAGGATGGTGCGGTTTCTAACGCTTTTTAATGATGAATATTTATTAAATACCAACTACCGTATTAACAATGATTTACGTGTCTTGCAATTACCTTGCACTGTCGTTATAAGGCGAAAAAAACGCATTTTTTAAATTGGTGTTTTTAACTTTTTTGACCTTTGTGGTAGGCGGTAGCGGTTTTTGATTCGTTATGCGCGCAAGAGCTTCACGCATAATTAAAATGCAGTGTGAGTACGGCGGCAACGCTCAAGTGCTACTCTCTCGGCGTTCTTTCCCTCGTTGGGTGGTTGGGTCAGTTTAGGCCAAGAACCAATGTCTTTAAAATACTCAACCCCGCGATCATAACAATCATCAATCTTATATTGTCTTTCTTTTTCGACCTTGCGAAAATAATCGCTAATAGACACAAGTATATAGAAAAAGCCAATAACTAGGCCACCCAGAATAATCGAGTCCAAAAATACCATAATCGGGTCTTCCTTCTTCTGCATGCCTCCATATTAAAACGTTATTACATATACATCAGTTAATTAAGGTGGAATACCATACGACCCTTCCAATGACAGAAAAATGGTCATATTCATCCGTTGATATCTGTACTGGTGGATATGATGAATTAGCGCCGGACATGATGATATGAGTATGGGTTTTCCTTAAGTACTTAATATAGAGGTCGTCATATAGGCGCACGCCATAAATAGAACCAACGAGGATGTCTTGCTGGGAGAGGTCAAACATAACAGAAGAAGCTGAAGGTATGGTTGGTGCCATACTATCGCCACGGACACGAGCCATGACAAGATCATCTGGATTTAAACGGGCGTAACCTAAAAAATCACGCCTAAAATCACGGTCAGACGGCAGTGTTTCGGCTGATGTGATACCGCGCCCCGCGGAAAATTCAGTGTCATATTCGGGGATACGGACAATTTCTTCCACCGGGCTGTATTGGTCATGAGATAACCCCAACAACCAATTAAGTGACACTCCCGCCCGTAAAGCTAATTCAGCCGCCTTATCTAATGCTGGCATAGTTCCCTTAGCCCAAGATCTAAGGCTATCTGGCGGCACCCCCCATGCGATAGAACACTTATTAATTGACCGACCAGCAATAACTTTTTTAAGATTTTCCTTAAAAGACTGCTTAAAATTGTAATTTGCGTGAGATTTCCCTGTATAATTATCCATAACTACTCATAACATAGAACAACAAAAAATCATAAATGACGCAACAACGCCTAACAGACAAAATAACAGAAACTAACAATATACTACAACTGCATATTATAGCGCATATTAAGATAATGGCAGAAGCTGCTGGCATATGCTGGGCAGATTGGGCAAGAACGAGAAAATTATCACCGGCGACGGTAAGGCAAGTGTTGACTGGAAGATCTAGCGGACGACGTGGTCATGCGCGCGAAGTAGTAGGAGAATTAAAGAATTTATCTCGGGAATTACGGCTGGATAGCGGCGCGATTACCAGAGAATCACAGCTTGCTGCACACCGCCGCGCGGCAATGGCTCGGAGAGGGTCAGTTTGATGGTTGATTACCGGTTGCCAGTGGGAGAATCCTACTCTCTCACTCCCACTGGCCGCGCGGCTATTTCGTATGGAGATAATCGCGCGTTATTATCAATGAATGCCCACAGCAGTGGTCCCTTTTTTGCTGCTGCTGGCCGCGCGCTTGCTCCTAGCGGTGTCAGGCGCGCACTATTATCTCCTTGGATGCCGGTGGGGAAGCTCACCGGCACGTTGATGTAATGGTTTTTATACGGATTAAAAAAGGTGACCGATTAGCTACGCCGCAGAGCGTAGAAATATGGGAAGAGACGCGGCAAAAAATGATAAAAAAACACGAAAGCGTGAAGGCCGTCGCTGAGCGAATGGGAGTGGATATTAAATATCTACAGGCATTGGTAGCTAAGGCGCCAGCTCGCGTACAGAGAGGCACAATACGAGCCCAAATAGTAGAGCGCTTAGGTGCCAATATCGCGATAGTTGACACGATTGGCGGCCGCTATAAAAGCTATAGAAGCAAAAGTGACGACCCATTCTGGGATTTTGCTGCAAATCCCTTTATTAAGTTGATTCGGGATAGACAGGGCAGAACATGAGCAGCATAGCGCCACCTCATGCCGTAGACGCTGAACAGGCATTGCTTGGTTCGCTATTGCTGAATAATAAATTGTTTGATGTAGTAGATCATCTGCGGGGTGAGCATTTTTATGACAAGCGCAACGCTGTCATATATGACACCCTCAAAAAGATGATAGCAGCGGGCGCGGTTGACCCGGTGCTATTGAGCAAACAGCTAGACGACGAAAAGAAGCTACGAGCGGCTGGTGGATCGGAATATATTGCAGATGTGGCTGATTGCGGTGCATCCGCAGTCAATGTGGCAGCATATGTAGAGCTGGTCGCCGATATGGCACAGCGCCGGCAGGTAATTACCATATTATCCGAGGCACAGGCGGCTGCCTATGCGCCCGGCGACGCAAAATCAAGCCAATTAATAGATGAGATAGAGCAGCGGCTATCCGAAGTGCAGAACGAATTTGCGCAACAGGGAACCGCGCTGCGTGATGCGGGTGTAGTCGCTGGTCAACATCTCGACAAAATAACGGATATTATTGCTCGCGACGCATTTGAGGAGTTGATTGGCGTGCCGACAGGCATCAGCCGGCTCGACAAGATGACATCTGGCTTACACGGGGGCGATTTGATTATTGTGGCAGCACGTCCCGGTGCGGGTAAGACGGCATTCGCGCTGAACCTCGCGCGGCATGCTACAGCGACAGGCGGCGGCGCCGTGTTTTTTAGCTTGGAAATGAGTGCCGAATTATTGGCACGGCGGCTGGTTAGCCAAGACGGTGTGCCGCTGAGTGCATTGCGCACCGGTAAGGGCGCTGATGGTAAGCCGATAGATGGCGATATGATACGCGCCTTTGCCGAAGGTGTTGGCGCACTGGAGGGGCGCGGTGTATGGATTGATGACCGCAGTGGCATCACTGTGCTGCAAGCGCGAGCGCAGGCGCGGCGAGTACGACGACTGCTAGCAGCCGAAAATAAAAAACTATCGTTAATAGTAGTGGATTATTTACAGCTGATGGGTTCAACTATTGCTGGAGATAATCGTGCGCTAGAGGTGGCTGCTGTATCCCGCGGGCTAAAGGCCTTAGCGAAAGAATTGAATGTACCAGTGGTAGCACTGTCACAGCTCAACCGGGCGGTTGATGCGCGTGCGGACACTACACCGAGATTGACAGATCTACGCGAGAGCGGCGCGATTGAGCAGGATGCTGACCTTGTCTTACTGCTCAACGAGACGGACAAAAACTCAATGAATACGCAGACAGCAGCCGTTGATTTGATTGTAGCGAAACAAAGAAACGGACCAATAGGCAAAGCCATGATGTCGTTTGAAAAA
This region of Candidatus Persebacteraceae bacterium Df01 genomic DNA includes:
- the dnaB gene encoding replicative DNA helicase: MSSIAPPHAVDAEQALLGSLLLNNKLFDVVDHLRGEHFYDKRNAVIYDTLKKMIAAGAVDPVLLSKQLDDEKKLRAAGGSEYIADVADCGASAVNVAAYVELVADMAQRRQVITILSEAQAAAYAPGDAKSSQLIDEIEQRLSEVQNEFAQQGTALRDAGVVAGQHLDKITDIIARDAFEELIGVPTGISRLDKMTSGLHGGDLIIVAARPGAGKTAFALNLARHATATGGGAVFFSLEMSAELLARRLVSQDGVPLSALRTGKGADGKPIDGDMIRAFAEGVGALEGRGVWIDDRSGITVLQARAQARRVRRLLAAENKKLSLIVVDYLQLMGSTIAGDNRALEVAAVSRGLKALAKELNVPVVALSQLNRAVDARADTTPRLTDLRESGAIEQDADLVLLLNETDKNSMNTQTAAVDLIVAKQRNGPIGKAMMSFEKMFSRFKERADE
- a CDS encoding FAD-dependent oxidoreductase — its product is MKKTEIVFVGGGHTHVLSLLRLANRWPIGTTVTLVSDSSKVAYSGMLPGYISGQFRREECFIDLPTLCANTGVRWVEAAAVSISAEQGQLLLAGGDEIRFDLLSINVGGVPRQTFNTPAATTVKPAQDFLHWLNRLTANKPQTIAIIGAGAGGVELALALNSYFGNSNNIALIGNSLLPSANNGVRHKVRKVLQVRGITLFESTAISYKDESIILADGRQTTAQYLVYATPVRALAWLANSDLALNDNGFVQVNACLQSISHPQVFAAGDCAAISAPKSGVTAIRQSPTLSDNILAAINGMPLSSWHFQQRQLYILNTADGRAIAGWGSWYADGTWLWHWKKWLDKRFMNLFLPPSS
- a CDS encoding 5'-nucleotidase — its product is MTMPLLTVAVSSRALFDFEEENEIFKLHGEEAYVQTQLDRLERVAKPGVAFLLAKKLLAMNNHGEKRVEIIVLSRNDPVTGLRVFRAIAENGLNIQCGCFVRGRSPFRYLPACGANLFLSAFADDVRAALENGIPAAHVKGGDSLRAEELVNIATPLTTPIAKKKTSITETIDESKELRIAFDGDAVLFGDESERVYQEQGLDAFQQQEKEMVAAPLQPGPFKPFLEKLKKLRQASSNSIRTALVTARGAPAHERPIRTLMEWGLEVDEAMFLSGKNKKEFLRAFNPDFFFDDQVRNVEGILEAGHVPTGIKNEKN
- a CDS encoding S24 family peptidase — translated: MPALDKAAELALRAGVSLNWLLGLSHDQYSPVEEIVRIPEYDTEFSAGRGITSAETLPSDRDFRRDFLGYARLNPDDLVMARVRGDSMAPTIPSASSVMFDLSQQDILVGSIYGVRLYDDLYIKYLRKTHTHIIMSGANSSYPPVQISTDEYDHFSVIGRVVWYSTLIN